One genomic region from SAR324 cluster bacterium encodes:
- the ltrA gene encoding group II intron reverse transcriptase/maturase has product MSSSTEAMSHEETRRYKWNQIPWATVEKNVFKLQKRIYQTTKREETFKVHKLQRLLIKSKCAKLLAVRRVTQDNSGKKTAGIDGVKKLTPEERVRLVEEIDWSKEPKPVRRIYIPKAGKNEVRPLGIPVMEDRAKQALVKLAMEPEWEAKFEPNSYGFRAGRAAHDATEAIYKAIGRKAGGSFVLDADIKGCFDNIDHDALLRKVNTYPRLRKIIKGWLKAGILDDGVFQKSDAGTPQGGVVSPLLANIALDGMEEHVKDRLDEDLFQSTKARVKREGLPPMCGNRRDARKAMAIIRYADDFVVIHRDKDIVEKAKEVISDWLAEMGLELKPSKTKIAHTIENLDGKAGFDFLGCEIRQYRDKTTKLGHKTIIKPSKDAAKRHLAKVGEVVERHKGTNQIALISKLNPIIKGWSRYHCTTVARKTFEYLKHRMYEKLWRWACFNHFHKGKMWIKDRCFRRYGGYNWRFMTASGEFLMEHTDHKIIRHAMINPSKSPFDGDWADWSERMGKEPTISPRVAKLMKKQEGKCGRCELFLTSRDLVEVHHIDGNHKNNKETNLNLLHRNCHDQAHGVAA; this is encoded by the coding sequence ATGAGTAGTAGTACAGAAGCTATGAGCCATGAGGAAACTCGTAGGTATAAATGGAATCAGATTCCATGGGCAACCGTGGAAAAGAATGTATTCAAGCTACAAAAGCGAATCTATCAAACCACCAAAAGAGAAGAAACCTTTAAGGTACATAAACTTCAACGGCTTCTAATCAAGTCAAAGTGCGCAAAGCTGTTGGCAGTGCGCAGGGTAACACAGGACAACAGCGGTAAGAAAACCGCTGGTATCGATGGGGTTAAGAAATTGACACCAGAAGAGAGAGTCCGTCTGGTCGAAGAAATCGACTGGAGCAAAGAACCCAAACCTGTCAGAAGGATCTACATTCCAAAAGCAGGAAAGAACGAGGTTCGTCCTCTGGGAATTCCCGTGATGGAAGATAGAGCCAAGCAAGCACTTGTGAAACTCGCAATGGAACCAGAGTGGGAGGCCAAATTTGAGCCGAACAGTTATGGATTCCGAGCAGGTAGAGCCGCACATGATGCAACAGAAGCAATCTACAAAGCTATCGGAAGAAAAGCCGGAGGTTCCTTCGTCTTAGATGCCGATATTAAGGGATGCTTCGACAATATTGATCATGATGCCCTTCTCAGGAAGGTAAACACCTATCCTAGACTGCGCAAGATCATCAAAGGATGGTTGAAAGCAGGAATTCTGGACGATGGTGTCTTTCAGAAATCTGATGCAGGTACACCACAGGGTGGGGTAGTCTCCCCTCTGTTGGCGAACATTGCATTAGACGGTATGGAAGAACACGTCAAGGACAGATTGGACGAGGATCTCTTCCAATCTACCAAGGCCAGAGTGAAGCGAGAAGGACTGCCACCAATGTGTGGCAATAGGAGAGATGCCAGAAAAGCGATGGCTATCATCCGCTACGCAGATGACTTTGTGGTTATCCACAGAGACAAGGACATCGTGGAAAAGGCAAAAGAAGTAATCTCCGATTGGCTGGCAGAAATGGGTTTGGAACTCAAACCATCTAAGACGAAAATTGCCCACACCATAGAAAATCTGGACGGCAAAGCTGGCTTTGATTTTCTGGGCTGTGAAATAAGGCAATATCGGGATAAGACGACCAAATTGGGTCATAAAACCATTATCAAGCCATCCAAAGATGCGGCCAAGCGACATCTCGCTAAAGTCGGTGAGGTAGTGGAACGGCATAAGGGAACAAATCAGATTGCTCTGATTTCGAAACTTAATCCGATCATCAAAGGTTGGAGTAGATACCACTGCACAACAGTGGCTAGGAAGACCTTTGAATACCTAAAACACCGGATGTACGAGAAGTTGTGGAGATGGGCGTGTTTTAACCATTTTCACAAAGGGAAGATGTGGATCAAAGATCGATGCTTCCGCAGATATGGAGGATATAATTGGCGATTCATGACTGCTTCAGGTGAATTCCTGATGGAGCATACTGATCACAAGATAATCCGACACGCTATGATTAACCCTTCCAAATCTCCTTTTGATGGAGATTGGGCCGATTGGTCAGAACGGATGGGTAAAGAGCCAACCATCTCACCTAGAGTTGCGAAATTAATGAAGAAACAGGAAGGAAAGTGTGGAAGATGTGAACTCTTTCTCACATCCCGTGATCTTGTGGAAGTCCATCATATCGACGGAAACCACAAGAACAACAAGGAAACCAACCTAAATCTTCTTCACAGAAATTGTCATGACCAAGCCCACGGGGTGGCAGCATGA